AGAGAGACTTATTCATTACACCTGGTTTTTGCCATCCATAGTCTGATTCTTCAAAGTCTTCTGTCCTTCACTCTAAGAGTATTCATCCTTGGCAGAGAGGATGAAAAGGTAGGAACAAATACACTTCACCTGCCTTGTATTCTTCTTTGCCTCTCGGCAAGATCACAAATCCATCCATGGTACTCGGACTGATCATATCCCCTGAACCACCTCCGTGTTTCACTTCGGCCCAGGTCACCGCTTGCTCATCCTGCCAGATACGTGCTTGAGCAAAGTAGGTGAGGTCTGGGCGGAATTGCACATCTGTGCTGAGCTTCACTTTAATGGCTTGATATTCTAGTCCGAGGCTTGCATAGAGCCAGGGTACGAAGTAGGCATGGAAGCAAGCAAGAGTGGAGACGGGATTTCCTGGGAACGCAAAGACCCGTTTGTTCTCCATGGTGCCGAACCAGAGCGGTTTGCCCGGCCGTTGTTTCACGAAGTGGAATCGCTTCTCTACTCCGAGTTCTTCAAGCACTTGAGGTATGAGGTCGAACTTTCCTTTGCTTACTCCTCCGCTGAGTAGGAGTACGTCATGGGAATTGAGGATATCAACTACCCACTTCCGGATATCCGACTCTTTGTCCCTGATATGGTACTCATGGGCTTGTATACCCAGCTCATCCAAGCGAGCGACCAACATGTGCACATTGGACCTCCGTATCTGATGCGCTTCAGGTTGCTGGTCGATGGGTACAAGCTCTTCCCCTGAACTGATCACCGCTACTTTGGGTTGTTTTCTGACCCATACACTGCTCTTTCCCACACTGGCCAGTATGTTCACATCCATGGCCTTCACTCGCAGTCCATGCTTCAGTATCGAGTCACCTTGGTTGGTGTCTTCCCCGCGATAGTGGATATTCTGCCCCTGCTTGACCTCCGTAGTGATCTCGAATCCATCTGCGGTCTCCTTCAGGTCCTCATAGCGCACGATCGTATCTGCACCCTTGGGTAAGATAGCCCCAGTCATGATCTCGATGCATTGCTCTTGGTCCTTTAATTCCTTCTGCGGGTCGCCCGCTGCGGCCATGGCAGCCTTGGTGAATGCTCTACGACCTTCATCATAGGCCTGGAAGGGTATGGCGATGCCATCCATACATACTCTATCGAATGGGGGGAAAGGGCGATCGGCACGGATGTCCTCAGCGAGTATTCGCCCGATAGAGGAGGAGAGTGGAACTTCTTCTTCTCCCAAGGAATGGCTATGCGCCAATACGATCTCGAGTGCCTCTGCTTGATCGATCATCCTCCAATAGAGGTCATACTTTGAAATACTGATTCATGTCTGGCATCTTCCTCTTCGAATCCGTTTTTCTTCTTGTTCAAGATAGCATCTTGAATGGCCTTACCTAGTTCTTCATCGCTGGCCATTCCATTGCGCATACGTTCCTTGAGGTCCAGACCGGTCTTGGCGTACAGGCAGGTAAGCATCTTTCCTTTTGGGGTCAGCCTGATCCTATTGCAAGTGCCGCATTGCAGACGTGAATAAGCAGGTATGATGTCGACTTGTTGTCCCTGACTATTCTCGAAGTGGATGGCCGCGGAAGGTCTAGCCGAAGTCACCTCTTTGAATCCAGGTCGAGCAGAGTCGATCGATTCCAAGATCTCCTTATAGGATATGAATAGCCCCTTGTTCCCATCGGATGCATTGAACGGCATGGCTTCGATGAAACGGATCGGAATGCCGTGTTCTGCACCGAAATCAAGGAATGCGGGAATCTCTTCATCGTTCATTCCACGCATCACCACTACATTCAGTTTCAGTGGAATCCCAAGCTCCAGAGCTTGAAGGAGATTGTGCATCACTTGACCCAGTTCATCTCTTCTGGTGATCCGGGAAAAATTCTCCTTGTCCAATGAGTCCAAGCTGATGTTCATCCCTTTCATGTGCGGATGTGAAAGAAGCTCCATATGGTCATGGATGCGTGTCGCATTCGTAGTGAGATGCACCTGATCGAATTGCTGATACAGTTCTCGTATGAGCAGGGCCATATCCTTGCGTACAAAGGGTTCTCCTCCCGTGATGCGGATCTTCGTCACTCCATGATCCCGAAAGATGGAGGTGAGTCTCAGCAGCTCGTCATAGCTCAGCAGCTCTTCCCGATGCACGAAATCGATTCCCTGTGCAGGCATGCAATAGCGGCATCTTAGATTGCAGCGATCGGTCACCGCGAGGCGGAGATAATCCATATGCCTCCCGAAGGAATCAACAAGCGGCATCTTCACCTTTGGGATTAGGGAAGAGGCCTACATTCAACGCCTCCTCACGACCGACACACTGATAGTCCTTTTGTATCAGGATGATGCTGTCACCCAGTTCTATCTCGAAGCCTTCTTCTTCACTTGCATGCAGGTTCTGGTACTTGGACTGTTCTATTTTGATGAAGAGGAGTCCGTCCTGTAGTCCTATATCATGACTGTCTTCACATGGGACCAACTCGGTGAGCAGACTGTGCGTTCCTAAAGCAGTAGCCATAGTCACTGTTTCGCCTTCGGCCAAGCATGCCAGTTCATCCATACTGAGACGGATGCGGATGGTATTATCCTTAAGTCTGATCTTCATTTGCTACTGTCTGACGAAGATAGGTCTAAGGACTTCTTCGAATGTGATGATGGTTTCAAGCAGTGCTTGTTTCCAAGGTATAGGCACTATCACCTTTTCGTCTACCCGCCTCGATGAAGTCTATTGCATTCTGCACCTTGAGATGGAAGCGTTCTTCACCCAAATCTTGCATGATGCGGTTCTTCTTGAGAATATCTCTGAGAGGTCCCTTCACATTGGCAAAGTGGAGTTCTATTCCTTCTGCTTGCAAGTCATCGATCAGGTCACTGAGCATGTGAATGGCACTCGAGTCCATATTGTTGACCGCACGTGTATCGAAGATGAGATAGCGGGTATCGGGCCTTTGGGTCAACTCGGATTTGACGAAATCCCTGAAATAGTCCGAATTTGCGAAATAGAGTTGCGCATCGAATCTGACGATCAGCTTATCGGCTTTGACTTCCAAGTCATTGAAACGCGCGATATTCCTGTACTGGTCGGTCCCGGGGACTCTGCCCAAGACTGCGATATGTGGATAGGATACCCGGTATACCAGACTGGTGATCGATAAGGCGACACCCAGTAAGATACCTTCCTCGATACCCAGGGACAAAGTGCCTATGGCCGTGATCATGAATAGCCAGAAGTCCATACGGTCTGTTGACCAGAGATGCTTGGCTTCTTTGATATCTATCAGTCCAAAGACCGCTACCATGATGATCGCAGCAAGGATGGCCTTGGGCAGGTAATAGAAATACTCGGTCAGGAATAAGAGGGTGAGTATGATCAGAAGCGCTGAGACAATAGAGGCCAAGCCGGTCTTGGCACCTGCCTGGTCGTTGACTGCAGTTCTGGAGAATCCACCTGTTACTGGGAAAGCCTTGAAGAAAGCCCCGAATACATTGGCCAGCCCCAGCCCGATCAATTCCTGATTGGCAGAGACCTCATAGTCTTTATGCTTGGCCTGAATGGCTTTGGCAACCGCGATGGACTCCATGAATCCGATAAAGGAAATGGTCAGCGCGATAGGGAACAGCGCTCCGATGCGCTCCAAACTCACTTCTGGTAGTGCGAAGAGATCCAAGCCTCCAGGTACGTCTTTTACAATCTTTACCCCTTGTTCGAATAGGCCGAGGAAGTAGACCGCACCGATTCCGAATAGCACTACGATAAGTGGTCCGGGAATCTTCTTGTTCACCTTCTTGACGATCAATAGTATAGCGATTGC
The DNA window shown above is from Flavobacteriales bacterium and carries:
- a CDS encoding solute carrier family 26 protein — its product is MKKFIPALDWISSYKKEWLSGDLIAGLTVGVMLIPQGMAYSMLAGLPPIYGLYASTIPLIIYALLGTSRQLAVGPVAMVALLISSGVGAMAELGSAEFISLAILLALMVGIIQFLMGTLKLGFLVNFLSHPVIAGFTSAAALIIGFSQLKHLLGIDIPRGKVHEILLNVVENFSAINLPTLSIGAGAIAILLIVKKVNKKIPGPLIVVLFGIGAVYFLGLFEQGVKIVKDVPGGLDLFALPEVSLERIGALFPIALTISFIGFMESIAVAKAIQAKHKDYEVSANQELIGLGLANVFGAFFKAFPVTGGFSRTAVNDQAGAKTGLASIVSALLIILTLLFLTEYFYYLPKAILAAIIMVAVFGLIDIKEAKHLWSTDRMDFWLFMITAIGTLSLGIEEGILLGVALSITSLVYRVSYPHIAVLGRVPGTDQYRNIARFNDLEVKADKLIVRFDAQLYFANSDYFRDFVKSELTQRPDTRYLIFDTRAVNNMDSSAIHMLSDLIDDLQAEGIELHFANVKGPLRDILKKNRIMQDLGEERFHLKVQNAIDFIEAGRRKGDSAYTLETSTA
- a CDS encoding molybdopterin molybdotransferase MoeA — its product is MIDQAEALEIVLAHSHSLGEEEVPLSSSIGRILAEDIRADRPFPPFDRVCMDGIAIPFQAYDEGRRAFTKAAMAAAGDPQKELKDQEQCIEIMTGAILPKGADTIVRYEDLKETADGFEITTEVKQGQNIHYRGEDTNQGDSILKHGLRVKAMDVNILASVGKSSVWVRKQPKVAVISSGEELVPIDQQPEAHQIRRSNVHMLVARLDELGIQAHEYHIRDKESDIRKWVVDILNSHDVLLLSGGVSKGKFDLIPQVLEELGVEKRFHFVKQRPGKPLWFGTMENKRVFAFPGNPVSTLACFHAYFVPWLYASLGLEYQAIKVKLSTDVQFRPDLTYFAQARIWQDEQAVTWAEVKHGGGSGDMISPSTMDGFVILPRGKEEYKAGEVYLFLPFHPLCQG
- the moaA gene encoding GTP 3',8-cyclase MoaA is translated as MDYLRLAVTDRCNLRCRYCMPAQGIDFVHREELLSYDELLRLTSIFRDHGVTKIRITGGEPFVRKDMALLIRELYQQFDQVHLTTNATRIHDHMELLSHPHMKGMNISLDSLDKENFSRITRRDELGQVMHNLLQALELGIPLKLNVVVMRGMNDEEIPAFLDFGAEHGIPIRFIEAMPFNASDGNKGLFISYKEILESIDSARPGFKEVTSARPSAAIHFENSQGQQVDIIPAYSRLQCGTCNRIRLTPKGKMLTCLYAKTGLDLKERMRNGMASDEELGKAIQDAILNKKKNGFEEEDARHESVFQSMTSIGG